In Desulfosediminicola ganghwensis, a single window of DNA contains:
- the sdhA gene encoding succinate dehydrogenase flavoprotein subunit, with amino-acid sequence MIHQFDTLIVGSGGAGLYGALEASKRSKTAVLSKLYPVRSHTGAAQGGISAALGNVEEDKPEWHAFDTVKGGDYLVDQQAAKTLAEEAVQAVYDLENRGLPFNRTPEGRIDQRRFGGHTRNFGQGPVRRACYAADRTGHMILQTLYQQCIKNEVAFFDEYQVVDLILADDHCQGVVVVELATGELHVFAAKAVLFATGGFGRMFKITSNAYANTGDGPAVCARRGIPLEDMEFFQFHPTGIKGLGILISEAVRGEGGILRNCDGERFMERYSPTLLDLAPRDIVARSILTEVRAGKGIRGDGKIDDYVHLDATHLGKETLMKKLPDITEFCKTYLGIDPADEPIPVLPTAHYAMGGIPTDDHGRVICDNKGTVVKGLYAAGECACVSVHGANRLGTNSLLDLVVFGRRAGLHIADYVQDCEPVEVDGSAADTARAIIGHLTETTAEDAPHGGHIMEQMQTIMMEHIGIYRNAKDMRAAVRDIQKLRERYQQVRVQDSSKSFNTDLLEVIELGNLLDLSLITAAAALDRQESRGAHSREDYPERDDENWLKHSLAYLENESVRMDYKKVDTSIWEPKPRTY; translated from the coding sequence GTGATCCATCAATTCGATACCCTTATCGTTGGCTCAGGAGGTGCTGGCCTGTATGGAGCTCTTGAAGCGAGCAAAAGATCAAAAACAGCAGTGCTTTCAAAACTCTATCCGGTTCGCAGTCATACCGGGGCAGCGCAGGGTGGTATTAGCGCGGCGCTTGGAAATGTGGAGGAGGATAAACCGGAGTGGCACGCCTTCGATACAGTGAAAGGCGGGGATTATCTTGTTGACCAGCAGGCGGCGAAGACACTGGCTGAAGAGGCTGTGCAGGCTGTCTACGATCTTGAGAACCGTGGCCTGCCATTCAATCGAACCCCGGAGGGCAGGATAGACCAGCGCCGCTTCGGCGGGCATACCAGGAATTTTGGCCAGGGACCGGTGCGCAGGGCATGCTACGCAGCGGACCGGACCGGTCATATGATTTTGCAGACCCTCTATCAGCAGTGCATAAAAAATGAAGTGGCCTTCTTTGACGAATATCAGGTGGTTGATTTGATATTGGCAGACGACCACTGTCAGGGGGTAGTGGTTGTGGAACTTGCCACGGGCGAGCTGCATGTCTTTGCCGCCAAAGCAGTGCTCTTTGCGACTGGTGGCTTTGGCAGGATGTTCAAGATAACTTCCAATGCCTATGCCAATACCGGAGACGGGCCTGCGGTCTGCGCGAGGCGAGGCATTCCGCTGGAAGATATGGAGTTCTTCCAGTTTCACCCGACGGGAATAAAAGGGCTGGGTATTCTTATCTCGGAGGCTGTTCGCGGCGAGGGAGGAATCTTGCGTAATTGTGATGGGGAACGGTTCATGGAACGGTATTCACCAACCCTCCTGGACCTGGCACCAAGGGATATCGTAGCCCGTTCCATCCTCACTGAGGTGCGGGCTGGTAAAGGGATTCGGGGTGACGGTAAAATAGATGACTATGTACACCTTGACGCAACCCATCTGGGCAAAGAGACCTTGATGAAGAAATTGCCGGATATAACTGAGTTCTGCAAAACATATCTGGGTATTGACCCGGCAGATGAGCCTATCCCGGTATTGCCGACCGCCCATTACGCCATGGGCGGCATACCAACCGATGACCATGGCAGGGTGATCTGTGACAATAAAGGAACAGTGGTGAAAGGACTCTATGCAGCTGGTGAATGCGCCTGTGTTTCCGTGCATGGGGCGAACAGGCTTGGCACGAACAGCCTGCTCGACCTTGTGGTGTTTGGCCGCAGAGCCGGATTGCATATCGCTGATTATGTCCAGGATTGTGAGCCTGTTGAAGTGGATGGGAGTGCGGCCGATACTGCCAGGGCGATAATCGGTCACCTGACAGAAACGACAGCTGAGGACGCACCCCATGGCGGCCATATCATGGAACAGATGCAGACCATCATGATGGAGCATATCGGCATTTATCGCAATGCAAAGGATATGCGGGCAGCGGTGAGGGATATCCAGAAATTACGTGAACGTTATCAACAGGTACGGGTCCAGGATTCCAGCAAGAGTTTTAACACCGATCTGCTCGAGGTGATCGAATTGGGTAACCTGCTTGATTTGTCACTCATTACTGCGGCTGCCGCGCTGGACAGACAGGAGAGCC
- a CDS encoding SHOCT domain-containing protein has product MWGANATEWGNYFCSWGPSWGHGPWFMGWLFPLLFWGLIAYLAVSIIRGLFSSTRSKQNDNALEILRNRFAAGEIDEKEYNAQKAVLSRS; this is encoded by the coding sequence ATGTGGGGAGCTAACGCAACTGAATGGGGAAACTATTTTTGCAGTTGGGGACCATCTTGGGGCCACGGCCCATGGTTTATGGGTTGGTTATTTCCTCTCCTCTTCTGGGGCTTAATTGCCTATCTGGCAGTTAGCATTATCAGGGGTTTATTTTCCAGCACTCGTTCAAAACAAAATGATAACGCACTTGAAATTTTGAGAAATCGTTTTGCTGCTGGCGAGATAGACGAAAAGGAATATAACGCTCAAAAGGCTGTTTTGAGCAGAAGTTAA
- a CDS encoding redoxin domain-containing protein — MKKLALGLLAIALFVGFSTATIKAADIGDTAADFTAQSTMGEITLSGFAGKNVVLAFYYVAFTPV; from the coding sequence ATGAAAAAGCTAGCTCTTGGACTACTTGCAATTGCACTTTTTGTTGGATTTTCAACTGCTACCATCAAAGCAGCAGACATTGGCGATACGGCTGCCGATTTTACCGCACAGTCCACCATGGGGGAGATAACCCTTTCCGGGTTTGCCGGAAAAAATGTGGTACTCGCCTTTTACTACGTAGCGTTTACCCCCGTCTGA
- the trxB gene encoding thioredoxin-disulfide reductase, whose protein sequence is MAEFIHKTLIVGSGPAGYTAAIYASRANLKPVLFTGREPGGQLITTTEVENFPGYPQGTDGATMMEDFRMQAERFGTEVIYSSITRVDLATGQGYHSIWTESDEEYHTHTVIIATGAGANYLGLESEQRLISKGVSACAVCDGFFFKNLVVGVVGGGDTACEDATYLAKLCPTVHLFVRRDELRASKIMQQRLFATENVHIHWNTEVEEVLGHNAVTGVRLINNRTNHTSVMELAGLFVAIGHTPRTELFKAYLQTDDTGYIITQPGTSRTDVAGVFACGDAMDRVYRQAVTAAGTGCCAALDAERYLVRNNL, encoded by the coding sequence ATGGCAGAATTTATCCATAAGACCCTTATCGTGGGGTCAGGCCCCGCTGGGTACACAGCGGCCATCTACGCCTCCAGGGCAAACCTGAAACCGGTACTCTTTACCGGTCGTGAGCCGGGCGGGCAGCTGATCACCACCACCGAGGTTGAAAATTTCCCCGGTTACCCGCAGGGAACTGATGGGGCAACGATGATGGAAGATTTTCGCATGCAGGCAGAGCGTTTTGGCACCGAAGTCATCTACTCCTCCATCACCAGAGTTGATCTTGCCACCGGTCAAGGCTACCACTCAATCTGGACGGAAAGTGATGAAGAGTATCACACTCATACCGTGATCATTGCCACCGGGGCCGGGGCTAACTATCTGGGACTGGAGTCTGAACAGCGATTAATAAGCAAAGGAGTCAGTGCCTGTGCTGTATGTGACGGTTTTTTCTTCAAGAACCTGGTGGTGGGTGTGGTCGGTGGTGGAGATACTGCCTGTGAAGATGCCACCTATCTCGCTAAACTCTGCCCGACAGTGCACCTCTTTGTTCGCCGGGATGAACTGAGGGCTTCAAAAATCATGCAGCAACGGCTGTTTGCCACCGAAAACGTGCACATTCACTGGAACACGGAGGTCGAGGAAGTGCTCGGCCATAACGCCGTCACCGGGGTACGGCTAATCAACAACAGGACCAATCATACTTCGGTGATGGAACTCGCCGGCCTGTTCGTAGCCATTGGCCACACACCAAGAACCGAGCTGTTCAAGGCATACCTGCAAACAGATGACACCGGATATATCATCACCCAGCCAGGGACATCCCGAACCGATGTGGCAGGTGTCTTTGCCTGCGGTGATGCCATGGACAGAGTCTACCGTCAGGCGGTTACCGCCGCAGGAACCGGCTGCTGCGCCGCCCTTGATGCCGAACGCTATCTGGTAAGGAATAATCTCTGA
- the lon gene encoding endopeptidase La, with the protein MAEKPTVLTPEEFDSLEEENVEENNDKSLVVSKDLLPEKLLIIPLHDRPMFPKMMGPIIVDDPKVQRALLDVGEKSTPMYLGLLLTRPTEDAMPRRPENPEEFFNVGVVVRVVQATPPREPGEPLTLMAQALERFEVLNLYRKETVFYADVNYLPEEQIDNTEELKAYSVAIIDCIKELVALNPLFKEGLSLLIERINLSDPSALADFSASMTTSSGADIQKILELEDVRKRIEASLVLLKKELEISKLKAQISKRIEEQLSKQQREFFLKQQLQEIKKELGIAKDDTQAEIEKYEQRLKKLRPSTEALDKIKEEIDKLRLLGPSSAEFNVSRAYLDWLTVLPWGVYTEDNYDPIKAAKILDRDHYGLEDVKERILELINVGIVKGDLSGSIILLSGPPGVGKTSIGQSIAKSLGREFYRFSLGGMRDEAEIKGHRRTYIGAMPGKFIQAIKTCKTSNPLIMLDEIDKIGASFRGDPASALLEVLDPEQNKDFLDHYLDVRFDLSKVLFICTANQLETIPGPLLDRMELIQLPGYILKEKVEIGARHLLPKQLKQHGITSKQVKISRAVLTGIADGWAREAGVRGLENCIKKIIRKAVTRIVKNPDEVVKIQKSELVDLLGKRMFTEGQAFKKPRVGVIRGLAYTSMGGATLYIESIPIPTGNPGFKQTGQLGKVMVESSEIAYSYVRSMLEKDEKATEFFKKSFIHLHVPAGATPKDGPSAGITMACSLYSLAVNKPILKDTAMTGELTLSGLVMPIGGVKEKIIAAKRSNVKQVLLPKENEGDFELLPDHIKEGITPHFVATFDEVLKVCFP; encoded by the coding sequence ATGGCTGAAAAACCAACTGTATTAACACCCGAAGAATTTGATTCACTTGAAGAAGAGAATGTTGAAGAAAATAATGACAAGTCCCTCGTTGTCTCGAAGGATCTGCTTCCGGAAAAACTGCTGATTATTCCCCTTCACGATCGGCCCATGTTTCCGAAGATGATGGGGCCAATTATTGTCGATGATCCAAAAGTCCAGCGGGCGTTGCTCGATGTCGGCGAAAAGTCCACCCCGATGTATCTCGGTCTGCTGCTTACCAGGCCGACCGAAGATGCCATGCCGAGGCGCCCGGAAAATCCGGAGGAGTTCTTCAATGTTGGCGTGGTGGTGCGCGTGGTTCAGGCAACCCCGCCCAGGGAGCCTGGTGAGCCTCTGACGCTGATGGCGCAGGCGCTTGAGCGTTTTGAGGTGCTGAACCTCTACCGCAAAGAAACCGTTTTTTATGCCGATGTCAATTATCTCCCTGAGGAGCAGATTGACAACACAGAGGAACTGAAGGCGTACTCTGTCGCTATTATCGATTGTATAAAAGAGCTGGTCGCGCTCAACCCCTTGTTCAAGGAAGGTTTGTCGTTGCTCATTGAGCGAATTAACCTGAGCGACCCCAGCGCATTGGCAGACTTTTCCGCCTCCATGACTACTTCTTCCGGTGCTGATATCCAGAAGATTCTCGAGCTTGAAGATGTACGCAAGCGTATCGAAGCTTCCCTGGTACTGTTGAAAAAAGAGCTGGAGATCTCCAAGCTGAAAGCGCAGATCTCCAAGCGTATAGAAGAGCAACTCTCCAAGCAGCAGCGCGAGTTTTTCCTCAAACAGCAACTGCAGGAGATCAAAAAGGAACTGGGTATAGCCAAGGATGATACCCAGGCTGAAATTGAGAAGTATGAGCAGCGGCTGAAAAAACTGCGTCCAAGCACGGAAGCGCTCGACAAGATAAAGGAAGAGATCGACAAGCTCAGGTTGCTCGGCCCTTCATCCGCCGAGTTCAACGTCAGTCGTGCCTACCTCGACTGGCTCACCGTTTTGCCGTGGGGAGTCTACACAGAGGATAATTACGACCCAATAAAGGCGGCGAAGATCCTCGACCGGGATCACTACGGACTCGAAGATGTCAAGGAGCGTATCCTGGAACTGATCAACGTCGGTATCGTCAAAGGCGATCTCAGCGGTTCGATTATTCTGCTCTCCGGCCCTCCGGGAGTCGGTAAAACTTCCATCGGTCAGTCAATCGCTAAAAGTCTGGGGCGTGAGTTCTATCGCTTCTCTTTAGGCGGTATGCGTGATGAGGCTGAGATCAAAGGCCACAGGCGGACCTATATAGGTGCCATGCCGGGTAAATTTATTCAGGCCATCAAGACCTGCAAGACCTCGAATCCGCTCATCATGCTCGATGAGATCGATAAAATCGGGGCAAGTTTCCGAGGCGATCCTGCTTCTGCGCTTCTTGAAGTGCTCGACCCTGAACAGAACAAGGATTTCCTCGATCATTATCTTGATGTGCGTTTTGACCTCTCGAAAGTGCTCTTTATCTGTACTGCGAATCAGTTGGAGACTATTCCCGGGCCGCTTCTCGATCGTATGGAGTTGATTCAGCTGCCGGGATACATCCTGAAGGAGAAAGTGGAAATCGGTGCCCGGCATCTGCTGCCCAAGCAGCTCAAGCAGCATGGGATTACCTCCAAGCAGGTAAAGATTTCCCGGGCTGTACTTACGGGTATTGCCGACGGCTGGGCGAGGGAAGCTGGCGTCCGCGGTCTTGAGAATTGTATCAAGAAAATTATTCGCAAGGCTGTCACCAGAATCGTCAAGAATCCGGACGAGGTGGTAAAAATTCAAAAAAGTGAACTGGTAGATCTGCTGGGCAAGCGCATGTTTACCGAGGGCCAGGCATTCAAGAAGCCACGGGTCGGCGTGATTCGCGGCCTGGCGTATACTTCGATGGGGGGTGCAACGCTTTACATCGAATCAATCCCGATTCCTACCGGTAATCCTGGCTTCAAGCAGACGGGCCAGCTTGGCAAGGTGATGGTGGAATCATCTGAGATCGCGTACAGCTATGTGCGTTCAATGCTGGAAAAGGATGAAAAAGCAACGGAGTTTTTTAAAAAGAGCTTCATCCACCTCCACGTACCTGCGGGTGCCACTCCGAAAGATGGTCCATCGGCGGGTATTACCATGGCCTGCTCGCTCTACTCTCTGGCGGTGAACAAACCGATTTTAAAGGACACTGCAATGACCGGTGAGCTGACCCTGAGCGGTCTGGTTATGCCAATTGGCGGAGTAAAAGAAAAAATTATCGCAGCCAAGCGCTCCAACGTCAAACAGGTGTTGCTGCCCAAGGAAAATGAGGGGGATTTTGAATTGCTTCCTGATCATATCAAGGAAGGCATTACCCCGCATTTCGTGGCGACTTTTGATGAAGTGCTGAAGGTGTGCTTTCCTTGA
- a CDS encoding inositol monophosphatase family protein, with protein sequence MNHAFLNELAEAAGAICVAESASFKEVSIEYKSARDLVTSVDKKVEAYLRSRIAAKFPNHSILGEEQGLLDKQSDSCWIIDPIDGTNSYIQGLPGYTVSIALQRKGEIVAGVVYAPVLGQMFSAERGKGACLNNNRITVSGTSKLIDSVLSSGFACIREGFQPDNLGAFSRVIPKVRDFRRHGSAALDLAWVAAGKLDGYWEQCLNIYDVAAGVLLVQEAGGMLTDYRGGIDYPAGGLVATNGLIHEQLRKLVVEE encoded by the coding sequence ATGAATCATGCGTTTTTAAATGAACTGGCCGAAGCGGCGGGGGCCATCTGTGTCGCGGAGTCCGCCAGCTTCAAAGAAGTGTCGATTGAGTATAAAAGCGCCAGGGATCTGGTGACCTCAGTAGATAAAAAAGTAGAAGCCTACCTGCGTTCACGGATAGCTGCCAAATTTCCCAACCACTCAATCCTGGGGGAGGAGCAAGGGCTGCTCGATAAACAGAGTGACAGCTGCTGGATAATTGACCCGATCGACGGTACGAACTCCTATATTCAGGGACTGCCGGGTTACACTGTCTCCATTGCCTTGCAGCGAAAGGGGGAGATTGTGGCGGGAGTGGTCTATGCGCCCGTGCTCGGCCAGATGTTTTCAGCGGAGCGTGGCAAAGGCGCCTGCCTGAACAATAATAGGATTACCGTCTCGGGCACGTCCAAGCTGATCGATTCTGTATTGTCATCAGGCTTTGCCTGTATCAGAGAGGGGTTCCAGCCTGATAATCTGGGGGCATTTTCCAGAGTGATTCCAAAAGTCCGTGATTTCAGGAGACACGGTTCTGCAGCCCTCGATCTGGCCTGGGTAGCAGCGGGGAAGCTGGATGGCTATTGGGAGCAATGCCTGAATATCTATGATGTTGCCGCAGGAGTGCTGCTGGTCCAGGAAGCTGGCGGGATGTTGACGGATTATCGTGGAGGAATTGATTATCCGGCGGGAGGGTTGGTGGCGACAAACGGCTTGATTCACGAGCAGCTGCGAAAGCTGGTGGTTGAGGAATAA
- the acnA gene encoding aconitate hydratase AcnA, which translates to MTENSRSDFSDYQRTFKAGKKTYRYFSIKELEARGLADIGRLPYSIRILVENLLRNYDGAIVRAEELAAIANWQTNYDAPVEIPYHPARVLMQDFTGVPAVVDLAAMRDAVKELGGDPDIVNPTVPVELVVDHSVQVDYSGTRYSLTQNVEREYERNSERYKLLKWAQKSFSNFKVVPPNSGICHQVNLEHLGQVVIAADQAGDKQPLAYPDTVVGLDSHTPMINAIGVMGWGVGGIEAEAVMLGQPYYMSIPEVIGVRLTGCLKPGITATDMVLTITEMLRNYKVVEKFVEFFGPGLKNLSIPDRATVSNMTPEYGATLGFFPVDEATLDYLEITGRSEQAVRTKAYGIANALFYEEDESIEYTATLELDLSSIEPSLAGPARPQDRVPLSEMKDTFGDILGCTYNRDASLENISTFLDESGSCTTRKPDCSAVAKRDIEITLHNIPEKIGDGSVVIAAITSCTNTSNPNVLIGAGLMARQAVQRGLKVPAYVKTSFAPGSRVVSNYLETAGLMPYFEALGFHITAFGCTTCIGNSGPLNPEVESAIDEHNLNVAAMLSGNRNFEARIHQKIKSNFLASPMLVLAFALAGRVDIDLTTEPVSLDPNGDPVYLHELWPDNEEIETLVRENVTKENFTHQYSKIFSGDQFWDNLHVKESTTYPWDDTSTYIKRPPYFDDFSIEPGITPDLENARVFLLLGDSVTTDHISPAGAIPVEYPAGTYLLQQGVTPEHFNSYGSRRGNHEVMMRGTFGNIRIKNQMIKPKEGSFTLKFPEKTELFNYEAAMRYQKEQVPLVVLAGKEYGTGSSRDWAAKGSRLLGVRAVIAGSYERIHRNNLVGMGVLPLMFAENDSIESLGLKGDELFFIAGLEGMTPRKELQVRAQSPDGAETKFTVTSRLDTLVDINYFENGGILPFVLRKMMK; encoded by the coding sequence ATGACTGAAAACAGCAGGAGTGATTTCAGCGACTACCAGCGAACATTCAAGGCCGGCAAAAAAACATACCGCTATTTTTCCATAAAAGAACTCGAGGCCCGGGGGCTCGCCGATATAGGCCGCCTGCCCTACTCGATCCGCATCCTGGTTGAAAACCTGTTGCGCAACTACGACGGAGCCATTGTCAGGGCAGAAGAACTTGCCGCCATAGCAAACTGGCAGACCAACTATGATGCCCCTGTCGAGATCCCCTACCATCCTGCCAGGGTGCTTATGCAGGATTTTACCGGCGTACCGGCCGTGGTGGATCTTGCTGCCATGCGTGACGCTGTTAAAGAACTTGGCGGCGATCCCGATATCGTCAACCCCACAGTTCCAGTCGAGCTGGTGGTCGACCACTCGGTACAGGTGGACTACTCCGGCACCCGTTACAGTCTGACCCAGAACGTGGAGCGGGAATACGAACGGAATAGCGAAAGATACAAGTTACTGAAATGGGCTCAGAAAAGTTTCAGTAACTTCAAGGTAGTCCCGCCAAACTCAGGCATCTGCCACCAGGTGAACCTCGAGCATCTCGGCCAGGTTGTCATAGCCGCAGACCAGGCAGGCGACAAACAGCCCCTCGCCTATCCCGATACAGTGGTCGGGCTCGACTCACACACACCTATGATCAACGCCATAGGAGTCATGGGCTGGGGAGTTGGCGGTATCGAGGCCGAGGCGGTAATGCTTGGTCAACCTTACTACATGTCGATCCCCGAAGTTATCGGCGTGCGCCTCACAGGCTGTCTCAAGCCCGGCATCACCGCCACCGACATGGTGCTGACCATTACGGAGATGCTACGCAACTATAAAGTGGTAGAAAAGTTCGTAGAGTTTTTCGGCCCCGGTCTCAAGAACCTCTCCATCCCCGACAGGGCCACCGTTTCAAATATGACCCCTGAATATGGGGCAACCCTCGGATTTTTCCCGGTGGACGAGGCCACTCTCGACTATCTCGAGATTACCGGCAGATCCGAACAAGCTGTCAGAACCAAAGCATACGGCATCGCGAATGCACTTTTTTATGAAGAGGATGAATCCATCGAGTACACAGCCACTCTCGAACTCGATCTCTCCAGCATCGAACCATCTCTGGCCGGCCCTGCCCGGCCCCAGGACAGGGTGCCACTTTCCGAGATGAAAGACACCTTTGGCGACATTCTGGGCTGCACCTATAACCGTGATGCATCGCTTGAGAACATCTCTACCTTTCTCGATGAATCCGGTTCCTGCACTACCAGGAAACCGGACTGTAGCGCTGTGGCAAAACGCGATATCGAAATCACCCTGCACAACATCCCTGAGAAAATCGGAGACGGTTCCGTGGTGATCGCCGCCATAACCTCCTGCACCAACACCTCCAACCCCAATGTTCTGATTGGTGCCGGTCTCATGGCCCGCCAGGCAGTCCAGCGCGGCCTGAAAGTTCCGGCCTATGTTAAGACCTCCTTCGCTCCGGGTTCAAGGGTGGTGAGCAACTATCTTGAGACTGCCGGTCTGATGCCGTATTTCGAAGCGCTTGGGTTTCATATCACAGCCTTTGGCTGCACTACCTGTATAGGCAACAGCGGCCCCCTCAACCCGGAAGTGGAAAGCGCCATTGACGAGCATAACCTCAACGTTGCCGCCATGCTCTCCGGCAACCGAAATTTCGAGGCGCGTATCCACCAGAAGATCAAATCCAACTTTCTCGCCTCCCCGATGCTGGTTCTGGCATTCGCCCTTGCCGGACGCGTCGATATCGATCTCACCACAGAACCGGTGAGCCTCGACCCGAATGGAGACCCGGTTTATCTCCATGAGCTCTGGCCTGACAATGAAGAGATCGAAACACTGGTCAGGGAGAACGTCACTAAAGAGAATTTTACCCACCAGTATTCAAAGATTTTCTCCGGCGACCAGTTCTGGGACAACCTCCATGTCAAGGAGTCTACGACCTATCCCTGGGATGATACATCAACCTATATCAAGCGGCCGCCCTACTTTGACGATTTTTCAATTGAGCCCGGCATCACCCCGGATCTTGAAAATGCGCGGGTCTTTTTGCTGCTTGGCGACAGCGTCACCACCGACCATATTTCTCCGGCAGGGGCCATACCTGTTGAATATCCTGCCGGCACCTATCTCCTCCAACAGGGAGTCACACCAGAACATTTCAACTCCTACGGTTCACGACGTGGTAATCACGAGGTCATGATGCGCGGTACTTTCGGAAACATCAGGATAAAGAACCAGATGATCAAGCCCAAAGAAGGGAGTTTCACACTAAAATTTCCAGAAAAAACCGAGTTGTTCAATTATGAAGCGGCAATGCGTTACCAGAAGGAGCAGGTACCGCTGGTGGTACTGGCAGGTAAAGAGTACGGCACAGGTTCCTCAAGGGACTGGGCTGCAAAAGGCTCCAGGTTGCTTGGAGTCCGAGCTGTAATTGCAGGCAGCTATGAGCGGATACACCGCAACAATCTGGTGGGAATGGGTGTGCTTCCCCTGATGTTTGCCGAAAATGACTCAATCGAGAGTCTCGGCTTAAAAGGTGATGAGCTCTTCTTTATTGCCGGACTCGAAGGCATGACGCCGCGTAAAGAACTGCAGGTGCGTGCCCAGTCACCTGATGGCGCTGAGACCAAATTCACTGTAACCTCCCGCCTCGATACCCTGGTCGATATCAACTATTTCGAAAACGGCGGCATCCTCCCATTTGTGTTGCGGAAGATGATGAAATAA
- a CDS encoding protein phosphatase 2C domain-containing protein codes for MLCPYSENSADKRVIPVPSAELSQVEAVFEQGSGNFNEDAQLITDGLYGVFDGATSLSGTLYDGVTGGFLASNIAADVFADRNLSLTERMVAANEAIHSKMLSSGVDLTRKEEHWTTSLAVIEMDGDQFHWCQTGDCRIQLIGHDGTSRQLVEPEDHDAETLSLWQKIGPASSEPIGVALAEQILHVRRRMNVDYGVLNGENDALHFVSSGSETLDGVAAIILYTDGLVLPNYDLNLPHDQDLLATIFQQGGLSAVRDRVRSLQQDDPRCLAYPRFKMNDDISGIALS; via the coding sequence ATGCTTTGCCCATATTCAGAAAACAGTGCCGATAAGCGAGTAATCCCTGTTCCATCTGCCGAACTTTCTCAGGTTGAGGCTGTATTTGAACAGGGGAGCGGTAACTTTAATGAGGATGCACAACTGATTACCGATGGGCTCTATGGTGTGTTTGACGGGGCAACCAGTTTGAGCGGCACCCTCTACGATGGTGTGACCGGTGGCTTTCTCGCTTCCAATATTGCTGCGGATGTATTTGCAGACCGCAACCTTTCCCTGACTGAGCGTATGGTGGCGGCTAATGAAGCCATACACAGCAAAATGCTATCCTCAGGCGTTGACCTTACCAGAAAGGAAGAACATTGGACCACCAGTCTTGCTGTGATCGAAATGGATGGTGACCAGTTTCACTGGTGCCAGACCGGAGACTGCCGAATCCAGCTTATTGGCCATGACGGTACCAGCCGTCAACTCGTCGAGCCGGAAGACCATGATGCTGAGACACTCTCCTTGTGGCAGAAAATCGGCCCGGCAAGCAGTGAACCTATTGGCGTGGCGCTGGCAGAGCAGATACTGCACGTTCGACGTAGGATGAATGTCGATTATGGTGTACTCAACGGTGAAAACGATGCCTTACATTTTGTCTCAAGCGGTTCAGAAACTTTAGACGGTGTAGCCGCGATCATTCTCTACACGGACGGTCTTGTCCTTCCTAACTACGATCTCAACCTCCCTCATGATCAGGATCTTCTGGCGACGATCTTTCAACAAGGCGGACTTTCAGCAGTTCGCGACCGGGTTCGGTCTCTCCAGCAGGATGACCCTAGATGTCTTGCCTATCCACGCTTCAAGATGAACGACGATATCAGTGGTATCGCCTTATCATAG